Proteins co-encoded in one Pan paniscus chromosome 23, NHGRI_mPanPan1-v2.0_pri, whole genome shotgun sequence genomic window:
- the LOC103786607 gene encoding uncharacterized protein LOC103786607, with product MENPTPAHGQHPPVPAPACPELTRKMVLAWELLLMALLALCWGLSLAGEEADTRCASVVPPPDRCSSSVLAWGSSQGWVCASSQDAWGSGGQGLPLLRVSILQGLHGASVRRGGSTGRSSPWQTPFPTQGTSAPDQLGVVVIRDSAGERGDPFLPLLSETVPLQTLRCYSDYTSHITCRWADTQDAQRLVNVTLIRRVNESVTSGAGATGRGYGVPSAWCGMVV from the exons ATGGAAAACCCCACCCCAGCCCATGGCCAGCATCCACCTGTGCCCGCACCTGCCTGTCCAGAGCTGACCAGGAAAATGGTGCTGGCCTGGGAGCTGCTCCTCATGGCCCTGCTGGCCCTGTGCTGGGGGCTTAGCCTGGCAGGGGAAGAAG caGACACTCGCTGCGCCTCAGTGGTTCCACCTCCAGACCGTTGCTCCAGCAGCGTCCTGGCTTGGGGTTCATCTCAAGGCTGGGTTTGTGCCTCATCCCAGGATGCTTGGGGGTCTGGGGGCCAGGGCCTGCCGCTGCTGCGTGTCTCCATCCTGCAGGGATTGCATGGTGCTTCTGTCAGGAGAGGAGGGTCCACAGGCAGAAGCTCACCCTGGCAGACTCCCTTCCCAACCCAGGGCACCTCTGCCCCAGatcagctgggggtggtggtgataaGGGACTCTGCAGGGGAGAGAGGTGACCCCTTCCTGCCCCTCTTGTCAGAAACCGTCCCGCTGCAGACCCTGCGCTGCTACAGTGACTATACCAGCCACATCACCTGCAGGTGGGCAGACACCCAGGATGCCCAGCGGCTCGTCAACGTGACCCTCATTCGCCGGGTGAACGAGTCGGTGACGTCGGGTGCAGGGGCCACGGGCAGGGGCTACGGTGTCCCCTCTGCCTGGTgtgggatggtggtgtag